One part of the Pecten maximus chromosome 1, xPecMax1.1, whole genome shotgun sequence genome encodes these proteins:
- the LOC117321607 gene encoding achacin-like, translated as MNERLVVDETCHDVAVVGGGIGGAYSVWRLRNQGLNVGLYEYCDRLGGRFYTHTFTHAPDVPVELGAMRFSKKDHQLLYRTLQKVGLKTKPFLDRDQVKNDAMYYMRGRYLRKTDFRDNNIPYNLRQHERLGIDNIYRYLIQQTNFSGNASLFAQERRYLVSKDGVKLEHQTIQEFFKKYLSGEAVDILSNTIKYSLYHMSAASVIPQLIFNDTMVGENWLTISGGMQQLPVKLVKQFLSVNTKRHLLYLNHQLLSISRKTEDKYNLMFVRTRTLDGKTMQSNESVIVCSRKVILAVPTTALLKVNWEILQKPPIVSNLNTVNHQFGIKLFLVYDFSWWSDIHSKSDVFCGKLHLHNYRQKCPNPIIQHYHYYHHQVAKFASSWYATPKRTGAVILTSDLPLERTVDFGVSKQTGAAVLMVAYSSHDMWRELQKHGNHMWTQQHGVTTEVVRHAHLYLSQLYNIPVKNIPEPIDGRISQWNEYPYGGAYSTWKIGVHWSQVWKLLHKPSVIDDVFLTSGSYWNYDSDTWSENTLEVIDDIMRSYF; from the exons ATGAATGAGAGATTGGTAGTGGATG AAACTTGCCATGATGTCGCTGTGGTGGGGGGAGGAATTGGAGGGGCGTACTCGGTTTGGAGACTTCGTAACCAGGGACTCAATGTCGGTCTATACGAGTATTGTGACCGATTGGGCGGTCGATTCTACACACACACATTCACACACGCCCCGGATGTCCCAGTTGAACTAGGAGCTATGAGATTTAGTAAGAAAGATCATCAACTCCTGTATCGCACCTTGCAAAAGGTCGGTTTAAAGACAAAGCCCTTTTTAGATCGTGATCAAGTAAAAAATGATGCGATGTACTATATGAGAGGGAGGTATCTACGAAAAACAGACTTCAGGGACAACAACATACCTTACAATCTGCGACAACACGAAAGACTTGgcatagataatatatatag GTATCTGATCCAACAAACCAACTTCAGTGGAAATGCATCTTTATTTGCTCAGGAACGGCGCTACCTTGTTTCAAAGGACGGTGTGAAATTGGAACACCAAAC AATTCAGGAATTTTTCAAGAAGTATCTAAGTGGCGAAGCGGTCGACATTTTATCcaacacaataaaatattccTTATATCATATGTCTGCCGCGTCAGTAATACCACAGCTAATATTCAATGATACCATGGTTGGCGAAAATTGGTTGACAATATCGGGAGGTATGCAGCAACTACCAGTTAAACTTGTGAAGCAGTTCCTGTCCGTAAACAC TAAACGCCACCTCCTCTATCTCAACCACCAGCTGCTCAGTATCTCGAGGAAGACGGAGGATAAGTATAACCTTATGTTTGTAAGAACACGAACGCTTGACGGGAAAACAATGCAAAGTAATGAGTCAGTCATTGTGTGTAGTCGAAAGGTCATTCTAGCTGTCCCTACCACTGCCTTGCTAAAAGTTAATTGGGAAATATTACAGAAACCACCTATTGTATCCAACTTGAACACTGTAAACCATCAATTTGGTATCAAATTGTTTCTAGTGTACGATTTTTCATGGTGGTCAGACATCCATAGTAAATCCGATGTATTCTGTGGTAAGTTACATCTACACAATTATCGACAAAAGTGTCCAAACCCGATTATTCAGCATTACCATTATTACCATCACCAAGTCGCCAAGTTCGCCAGTAGCTGGTATGCCACGCCAAAACGAACCGGCGCTGTAATATTAACCTCCGACCTTCCCCTAGAAAGGACTGTGGATTTCGGGGTATCCAAGCAGACAGGAGCAGCTGTCTTGATGGTAGCTTACTCATCACACGACATGTGGCGGGAGCTACAGAAGCATGGCAATCACATGTGGACACAGCAACATGGCGTAACCACGGAAGTTGTGCGCCACGCCCACCTGTACCTGTCGCAACTGTACAATATTCCTGTTAAAAACATCCCCGAGCCCATCGATGGTCGGATATCTCAGTGGAACGAATATCCATACGGTGGGGCCTACTCCACGTGGAAAATAGGAGTCCACTGGAGCCAGGTTTGGAAATTGCTCCATAAGCCGTCTGTGATCGATGATGTTTTTCTTACATCAGGATCATACTGGAATTACGATTCTGATACTTGGTCAGAAAATACACTGGAAGTCATCGACGATATAATGCGTagttatttttga
- the LOC117324484 gene encoding uncharacterized protein LOC117324484, with product MASECDGGGTREESPAKRRRVNVRASESDSIFTDFPEDFIKQLSHICGHYLCWPGTQRNPVLTSLQFINSNAADENEGITFSKAYCSVKPTNTRKQVFGSIFVKGIDMLLAYFTDRRVPENTQERHVLGKLLGYLLDTATQKQNPLRKLGTFCETEQIVILANHLFGKLATSSKYVIDKNFAIKKHGCPCGTGCNITGYYGATSIGNEDVWHGNLDIILNQELGISHSEKESSSCRAELSMATSKKSSHLSRNDQIIAETVVFSFLQQQCHPESAHFLCPCIGVANTALVFYFHDSEHDILLESSRIPLLDSELEINLLAIISSWLVVNYKYLSSGLPESLKGSENAGFFCQAKEKIETYRSNLKFGNIDCSPHVPEISHLGTDTDFLSDARSKFFQIAFETN from the exons atggcGTCGGAGTGTGACGGAGGTGGCACTAGAGAAGAATCACCAGCAAAACGTCGTAGGGTTAACGTTAGAGCTTCAGAATCGGACTCAATTTTTACTGATTTTCCAGAAGACtttatcaaacaactatcacATATATGTGGGCATTACTTATGTTGGCCAGGCACCCAAAGAAATCCTGTTCTTACTTCACTTCAATTTATAAACAGTAATGCTGCCGACGAGAATGAGGGAATCACATTCTCTAAAGCATACTGCTCTGTAAAACCTACAAACACAAGAAAACAGGTTTTCGGAAGTATATTCGTGAAGGGCATTGACATGTTATTAGCCTATTTTACAGATCGGAGGGTTCCAGAAAATACGCAAGAACGTCACGTACTTGGGAAGTTGCTGGGTTATCTACTTGATACAG caacacaaaaacaaaatccattGCGAAAACTAGGAACTTTTTGTGAGACTGAGCAAATAGTAATACTTGCGAATCATCTATTTGGAAAGCTAGCTACTTCATCAAAATATGTCATTGACAAgaattttgctataaaaaaaCATGGATGCCCATGTGGAACTGGATGCAATATTACAGGATATTATGGAGCTACAAGTATAG GAAATGAAGATGTCTGGCATGGTAATCTTGATATTATCCTGAACCAGGAATTGGGCATCAGTCACAGTGAAAAAGAATCAAGTTCCTGTAGAGCAGAATTGTCAATGGCCACATCAAAGAAATCTTCCCACCTTTCCAGAAATGATCAAATTATTGCCGAAACAGTAGTGTTCTCATTTCTACAGCAACAGTGTCACCCTGAGAGTGCTCATTTCTTGTGCCCCTGTATTGGTGTGGCTAACACAGCCCTAGTATTCTACTTCCATGATTCTGAGCACGATATCCTCCTGGAAAGCTCCCGAATACCACTGCTTGATTCAGAATTGGAAATCAACTTATTGGCAATAATATCATCTTGGTTAGTGGTTAACTATAAGTATTTAAGCAGTGGTTTGCCGGAGTCTCTGAAAGGATCAGAAAATGCAGGATTTTTCTGTCAAGCCAAAGAAAAAATTGAGACATATAGAAGTAATTTGAAGTTTGGCAATATTGACTGTTCTCCACATGTTCCTGAAATAAGTCATCTAGGTACAGACACAGACTTCTTGAGTGATGCAAGGTCAAAGTTTTTTCAGATTGCTTTTGAAACCAACTAA